The Candidatus Kaelpia aquatica genome has a segment encoding these proteins:
- a CDS encoding tautomerase family protein — translation MPNATIDGAKIEDLNVKKVLVKEITDAMEKAYKFPRQAYVVTINEHKPENVGVGGILVIDMHKNA, via the coding sequence GTGCCAAACGCTACCATTGATGGAGCAAAAATTGAAGATCTAAATGTAAAAAAGGTATTGGTTAAAGAAATTACAGATGCTATGGAAAAAGCATATAAGTTTCCAAGGCAGGCATATGTGGTTACAATAAATGAGCATAAACCCGAAAATGTTGGTGTTGGCGGAATATTGGTTATTGATATGCATAAAAATGCATAA
- a CDS encoding Na/Pi cotransporter family protein, with amino-acid sequence MTVEFIFSLIGGLAFFFFGMKTMSEGLKKIAGERLKTILHVATRLPIMGLLVGAVITCFIQSSSATTVMVVGFVNAGLLVLRQAISVVIGANIGTTFTAWLVSAMSVFKITNYALPLVAIGFAMNTLGKTKNVKFWGQTLMGFGILFVGLGFMKDAFVPLKESQQIKDIFVSFSRNPLLGVLVGIIFTILLQSSSATIAIVQVLAFSGVISFTAAIPVILGDNIGTTITAQLAAMGTNVNARRTAMSHTIFNVIGVGYMLFFVYTGWFVKFVNFIIPGDITLKNVMFYIAISHSLFNVVNSLVFLPFVGVLEKICIRLVPKKKGAIEAGPQYLEKHLLNTPPIALEQAQKETVRMLDIASDSVSIAVKSFFEDNLNMIKQISELEQTVDNLQSEITQYLVELSQRSLTQEESEKLPVLIHSVNDVERIGDHSENIVNLAERKIEKKLPFTDEAIKELNLMWNELHSMMIETGMALEKNNAEIAENVLAREECINRFQVELKKSHVNRLNEGNCNLKSGIVFLDFVDNLEKIGDHLSNISQGVLGEMRWKVSKEFDKTKTTV; translated from the coding sequence ATGACAGTAGAATTTATATTCTCTTTAATTGGCGGTCTTGCATTTTTCTTCTTTGGCATGAAAACAATGTCTGAAGGCCTAAAGAAGATAGCCGGTGAACGTCTCAAGACTATCCTGCATGTAGCCACAAGGCTTCCTATAATGGGACTACTTGTCGGTGCCGTGATTACCTGTTTTATCCAATCTTCCAGTGCTACAACTGTAATGGTGGTAGGTTTTGTAAATGCAGGCCTTCTTGTATTAAGGCAGGCTATTAGTGTTGTGATCGGTGCTAATATAGGAACAACTTTTACCGCTTGGCTTGTCTCCGCTATGTCAGTTTTTAAGATTACCAATTATGCTCTCCCGCTTGTTGCAATCGGTTTTGCCATGAATACGCTTGGTAAAACAAAAAATGTCAAATTCTGGGGTCAAACCCTCATGGGGTTCGGTATTTTATTTGTTGGATTGGGATTTATGAAAGATGCTTTTGTGCCGCTAAAAGAAAGCCAGCAGATTAAAGATATATTCGTTTCGTTTAGCCGTAATCCTCTTTTAGGTGTTTTGGTCGGTATTATTTTCACTATATTGCTGCAAAGCTCAAGCGCTACAATAGCCATTGTTCAGGTACTGGCATTTAGCGGTGTGATAAGCTTTACTGCAGCTATACCGGTAATACTGGGCGATAATATTGGGACTACAATTACTGCACAGCTGGCGGCTATGGGCACAAATGTCAATGCTAGGCGTACAGCTATGTCGCATACTATATTTAATGTTATCGGCGTAGGGTACATGTTGTTTTTTGTCTATACTGGGTGGTTTGTAAAGTTTGTAAATTTTATTATTCCCGGCGATATTACCCTCAAAAATGTCATGTTTTACATAGCCATTTCCCATAGTCTTTTTAATGTTGTTAATAGCTTGGTTTTCTTGCCGTTTGTTGGTGTATTGGAAAAAATCTGTATACGGCTAGTCCCGAAAAAAAAAGGTGCAATTGAAGCAGGCCCTCAATATCTAGAGAAGCATTTATTAAATACTCCTCCCATAGCATTGGAGCAGGCTCAAAAGGAGACTGTTCGTATGTTAGATATAGCTTCTGATTCCGTTTCAATAGCTGTAAAAAGTTTTTTTGAGGATAATTTAAACATGATAAAACAGATCTCTGAACTAGAGCAGACGGTTGATAATCTTCAATCTGAAATAACTCAGTATCTTGTGGAGCTTTCTCAGAGAAGTCTTACTCAGGAGGAATCTGAAAAATTACCGGTCCTAATCCATAGTGTAAACGATGTTGAGAGAATAGGTGACCATTCAGAGAATATAGTAAACCTCGCAGAGCGCAAAATAGAAAAAAAACTGCCTTTTACAGATGAAGCGATAAAAGAATTAAACTTGATGTGGAACGAACTTCACAGCATGATGATAGAGACAGGGATGGCTTTAGAGAAAAATAATGCTGAGATAGCAGAGAATGTTCTTGCGCGAGAAGAATGCATAAACAGGTTTCAGGTAGAACTTAAAAAATCGCATGTTAATCGGTTAAACGAGGGTAATTGTAACCTTAAGTCCGGTATTGTGTTTTTAGATTTTGTTGACAATCTCGAAAAGATAGGCGACCATCTATCCAATATTTCTCAGGGTGTCCTTGGAGAGATGCGCTGGAAGGTTTCTAAGGAATTTGATAAAACAAAAACTACTGTCTAA